The following are encoded in a window of Colius striatus isolate bColStr4 chromosome 25, bColStr4.1.hap1, whole genome shotgun sequence genomic DNA:
- the LOC133627787 gene encoding HAUS augmin-like complex subunit 8 isoform X3, with protein sequence MASAVRLRGEAGRRARLSSRRFFLRRTGREVALSAVLSEGRREGRVPGSLNQSSFEKGDLQSTLLDEDKSSRPELDLSPVTDKSACEETHHSKPVCKGATGTRKSRAKKKGNDDVVIEELESLTLLLTYLRIKAEKNLAELEKKTEENLLRLCEEKERQQEKLWELKREILLKEREQRLEEALDKQMDVLSPLVAVCEQFKEQYKNFATSLDAARHKLPIRNIHIEGDAQTYLDGLQKELTVTQELLAEIMPRYSEESTQVFGVLKDLKEVSQKLDQEIQRSSTQVQNLAFEVSKEVSLCNQRKCEEQHGPDVVRDWYFG encoded by the exons ATGGCGAGCGCGGTCCGCCTGAGGGGCGAGGCGGGGCGGCGGGCCCGGCTGAGCTCTCGCCGCTTCTTCCTCAGGAGGACGGGTCGTGAAGTCGCGCTATCTGCAGTGCTTTCAGAAGGACGGCGAGAAG GTCGTGTCCCTGGCTCATTAAACCAAAGCAGTTTTGAGAAAGGTGACTTGCAATCCACTTTATTAGATGAAGATAAAAGTAGTCGACCAGAGCTTGATCTTTCACCTGTTACTG ATAAAAGTGCTTGTGAAGAGACTCATCATTCAAAACCTGTTTGCAAAGGAGCTACTGGGACACGTAAAAGCCGAGCAAAAAAG aagGGAAATGATGATGTTGTGATTGAAGAGCTGGAGTCTCTGACACTGCTTTTAACTTACCTAAGAATAAAG gcagaaaaaaatcttgctgagctggagaaaaaaacagaagagaacttGTTAAGGTTAtgtgaagaaaaggagagacagcAGGAGAAGCTCTGGGAGCTGAAGCGTGAAATTCTACTCaaagagagagagcagagactAGAGGAAGCATTAGACAAACAG ATGGATGTACTTTCCCCCCTTGTTGCTGTTTGTGAACAGTTTAAGGAGCAATATAAAAACTTTGCTACTTCGCTGGATGCCGCTAGACATAAATTACCCATCAGGAATATTCACATAGAAGGAGATGCACAAACATACCTTG ATGGCCTGCAGAAGGAGTTAactgtcacacaggaacttctgGCAGAAATTATGCCACGCTACTCAGAAGAAAGCACACAAGTGTTTGGGGTACTGAAAGACCTTAAAGAAGTCTCTCAGAAACTGGATCAAGAGATTCAAAG GAGCTCCACACAAGTGCAGAACCTGGCGTTTGAAgttagtaaagaagtttctctgtgtaaccaaagaaaatgtgaagagcAGCATGGACCAGATGTTGTAAGAGACTGGTACTTCGGCTAA
- the LOC133627787 gene encoding HAUS augmin-like complex subunit 8 isoform X2 yields the protein MATSRPRPEAKPARMSGQAPNRSARGASGRVSETEPKGGRVVKSRYLQCFQKDGEKTSTAKTSAATKPRSVPRKRGASAGRVPGSLNQSSFEKGDLQSTLLDEDKSSRPELDLSPVTDKSACEETHHSKPVCKGATGTRKSRAKKGNDDVVIEELESLTLLLTYLRIKAEKNLAELEKKTEENLLRLCEEKERQQEKLWELKREILLKEREQRLEEALDKQMDVLSPLVAVCEQFKEQYKNFATSLDAARHKLPIRNIHIEGDAQTYLDGLQKELTVTQELLAEIMPRYSEESTQVFGVLKDLKEVSQKLDQEIQRSSTQVQNLAFEVSKEVSLCNQRKCEEQHGPDVVRDWYFG from the exons ATGGCCACCTCCCGCCCAAGACCTGAGGCGAAACCGGCGAG GATGTCCGGGCAGGCCCCCAACCGCAGCGCCAGGGGGGCGAGCGGACGAGTGTCCGAGACGGAGCCGAAAG GAGGACGGGTCGTGAAGTCGCGCTATCTGCAGTGCTTTCAGAAGGACGGCGAGAAG ACATCCACTGCTAAAACATCCGCTGCCACTAAACCCAGATCAGTGCCTCGGAAACGTGGCGCTTCGGCTG GTCGTGTCCCTGGCTCATTAAACCAAAGCAGTTTTGAGAAAGGTGACTTGCAATCCACTTTATTAGATGAAGATAAAAGTAGTCGACCAGAGCTTGATCTTTCACCTGTTACTG ATAAAAGTGCTTGTGAAGAGACTCATCATTCAAAACCTGTTTGCAAAGGAGCTACTGGGACACGTAAAAGCCGAGCAAAAAAG GGAAATGATGATGTTGTGATTGAAGAGCTGGAGTCTCTGACACTGCTTTTAACTTACCTAAGAATAAAG gcagaaaaaaatcttgctgagctggagaaaaaaacagaagagaacttGTTAAGGTTAtgtgaagaaaaggagagacagcAGGAGAAGCTCTGGGAGCTGAAGCGTGAAATTCTACTCaaagagagagagcagagactAGAGGAAGCATTAGACAAACAG ATGGATGTACTTTCCCCCCTTGTTGCTGTTTGTGAACAGTTTAAGGAGCAATATAAAAACTTTGCTACTTCGCTGGATGCCGCTAGACATAAATTACCCATCAGGAATATTCACATAGAAGGAGATGCACAAACATACCTTG ATGGCCTGCAGAAGGAGTTAactgtcacacaggaacttctgGCAGAAATTATGCCACGCTACTCAGAAGAAAGCACACAAGTGTTTGGGGTACTGAAAGACCTTAAAGAAGTCTCTCAGAAACTGGATCAAGAGATTCAAAG GAGCTCCACACAAGTGCAGAACCTGGCGTTTGAAgttagtaaagaagtttctctgtgtaaccaaagaaaatgtgaagagcAGCATGGACCAGATGTTGTAAGAGACTGGTACTTCGGCTAA
- the LOC133627787 gene encoding HAUS augmin-like complex subunit 8 isoform X1: MATSRPRPEAKPARMSGQAPNRSARGASGRVSETEPKGGRVVKSRYLQCFQKDGEKTSTAKTSAATKPRSVPRKRGASAGRVPGSLNQSSFEKGDLQSTLLDEDKSSRPELDLSPVTDKSACEETHHSKPVCKGATGTRKSRAKKKGNDDVVIEELESLTLLLTYLRIKAEKNLAELEKKTEENLLRLCEEKERQQEKLWELKREILLKEREQRLEEALDKQMDVLSPLVAVCEQFKEQYKNFATSLDAARHKLPIRNIHIEGDAQTYLDGLQKELTVTQELLAEIMPRYSEESTQVFGVLKDLKEVSQKLDQEIQRSSTQVQNLAFEVSKEVSLCNQRKCEEQHGPDVVRDWYFG, translated from the exons ATGGCCACCTCCCGCCCAAGACCTGAGGCGAAACCGGCGAG GATGTCCGGGCAGGCCCCCAACCGCAGCGCCAGGGGGGCGAGCGGACGAGTGTCCGAGACGGAGCCGAAAG GAGGACGGGTCGTGAAGTCGCGCTATCTGCAGTGCTTTCAGAAGGACGGCGAGAAG ACATCCACTGCTAAAACATCCGCTGCCACTAAACCCAGATCAGTGCCTCGGAAACGTGGCGCTTCGGCTG GTCGTGTCCCTGGCTCATTAAACCAAAGCAGTTTTGAGAAAGGTGACTTGCAATCCACTTTATTAGATGAAGATAAAAGTAGTCGACCAGAGCTTGATCTTTCACCTGTTACTG ATAAAAGTGCTTGTGAAGAGACTCATCATTCAAAACCTGTTTGCAAAGGAGCTACTGGGACACGTAAAAGCCGAGCAAAAAAG aagGGAAATGATGATGTTGTGATTGAAGAGCTGGAGTCTCTGACACTGCTTTTAACTTACCTAAGAATAAAG gcagaaaaaaatcttgctgagctggagaaaaaaacagaagagaacttGTTAAGGTTAtgtgaagaaaaggagagacagcAGGAGAAGCTCTGGGAGCTGAAGCGTGAAATTCTACTCaaagagagagagcagagactAGAGGAAGCATTAGACAAACAG ATGGATGTACTTTCCCCCCTTGTTGCTGTTTGTGAACAGTTTAAGGAGCAATATAAAAACTTTGCTACTTCGCTGGATGCCGCTAGACATAAATTACCCATCAGGAATATTCACATAGAAGGAGATGCACAAACATACCTTG ATGGCCTGCAGAAGGAGTTAactgtcacacaggaacttctgGCAGAAATTATGCCACGCTACTCAGAAGAAAGCACACAAGTGTTTGGGGTACTGAAAGACCTTAAAGAAGTCTCTCAGAAACTGGATCAAGAGATTCAAAG GAGCTCCACACAAGTGCAGAACCTGGCGTTTGAAgttagtaaagaagtttctctgtgtaaccaaagaaaatgtgaagagcAGCATGGACCAGATGTTGTAAGAGACTGGTACTTCGGCTAA